From the Streptococcus sp. 29887 genome, one window contains:
- a CDS encoding efflux RND transporter periplasmic adaptor subunit — MLKTKKAKIALFSGLGVAAIALIGGALVFGGVLGGSSPTSTEQVATSLTYTVAKEGSIASSTLLTGTISAAEEQYVYYDASKGDLSEVLVEPGTQVEVGTPLVSYDATELQAALDTAVRGRDKIGRQIYDLKNNGQTVQETGDAVADEAATAAAQRSVDSQLADLNDSYADAQAAVDKAYTALTEATIYSTVAGTVVEVNKSVAKSSTTSQTVVHIVNQGSLQVTGNLTEYDLANIAVDQEVKLTSKVYPDKTWTGKITYISNYPSTEQATSAVAGAGGGSGAKYPFKAALTSELGELKQGFTVNIEVVNTTNHILIPVTAVVPEGEKNFVWTIVEGKAKKVEVTLGNADALNQEVTAGIAVGDQVITIPTPDLEEGKEVEAYEEPAN; from the coding sequence ATGTTAAAGACAAAGAAGGCTAAAATTGCTTTGTTTAGTGGTCTCGGTGTTGCGGCTATTGCCTTAATTGGTGGTGCCTTAGTATTTGGAGGTGTATTAGGTGGTTCCTCACCAACTTCCACAGAGCAAGTTGCGACCAGTTTGACCTATACAGTAGCTAAAGAGGGATCAATTGCTTCATCTACCCTCTTGACAGGAACCATCTCAGCTGCGGAAGAACAGTATGTTTACTATGATGCGTCCAAGGGTGATTTGAGTGAGGTCTTGGTTGAGCCAGGCACTCAAGTAGAAGTCGGAACTCCTTTGGTTAGTTATGATGCGACAGAATTACAGGCAGCCCTAGATACAGCTGTGCGAGGTCGGGATAAGATTGGGCGTCAGATTTACGATTTGAAAAATAATGGTCAAACTGTTCAAGAAACAGGTGACGCGGTGGCTGATGAAGCAGCCACTGCAGCAGCGCAACGCTCCGTAGATTCTCAATTAGCAGATTTGAATGATTCCTATGCTGATGCCCAAGCAGCTGTGGACAAGGCCTATACAGCATTGACAGAAGCAACTATTTACAGCACTGTCGCAGGTACAGTGGTTGAGGTCAATAAATCGGTTGCCAAAAGCTCGACAACTAGCCAGACCGTTGTTCATATCGTTAACCAAGGTAGCCTACAAGTTACAGGTAATTTAACGGAGTATGATTTGGCTAACATTGCAGTTGACCAAGAAGTAAAATTGACCAGTAAGGTTTATCCAGATAAGACATGGACTGGTAAGATTACCTACATTTCTAACTATCCATCGACAGAACAAGCTACAAGTGCAGTAGCAGGTGCAGGTGGTGGTTCAGGTGCCAAGTATCCTTTTAAAGCTGCCTTGACTAGTGAATTGGGTGAATTGAAACAAGGTTTCACTGTCAATATTGAAGTGGTCAATACTACCAACCATATTTTAATTCCAGTAACAGCAGTTGTGCCAGAAGGCGAAAAAAACTTTGTATGGACCATTGTTGAAGGGAAAGCTAAAAAAGTGGAAGTAACGTTGGGAAATGCTGATGCTCTCAACCAAGAGGTGACCGCCGGTATTGCAGTAGGAGATCAGGTCATCACCATTCCAACTCCAGACCTTGAAGAAGGAAAAGAGGTTGAAGCCTATGAAGAACCAGCTAATTAG
- a CDS encoding cyclase family protein — translation MSELLEIYRTLKSKTWVDLTHQINEYSPHFPALPALEKKALFTHKDGFFVEQFTVVGQYGTHIDPPIHFVEGARYLDEIDLKDLLLPLYVIDKSDAVAANNDYEITKQDILDFEAEHGPIAPESFVAFRSDWSKRWPSQDAVRNLDDQGVQHTPGWSHEALQYLIEVRKVKAVGHETLDTDSGLSAAKHGGSLLEEYYLLSKDIYQLEVLNNLDQVPATGALISIAFPHWEKASGSPVRAIAILP, via the coding sequence ATGTCAGAACTACTTGAAATTTACCGTACTCTTAAATCAAAAACATGGGTGGACTTGACCCATCAAATCAATGAGTATAGCCCGCATTTTCCAGCTCTTCCAGCCTTGGAGAAAAAGGCCTTGTTTACTCACAAAGACGGATTTTTTGTCGAACAATTTACAGTTGTAGGTCAGTACGGTACCCATATCGATCCGCCTATTCACTTTGTAGAAGGGGCTCGCTATTTAGATGAGATTGACTTGAAAGACCTGCTCTTGCCCCTTTATGTGATTGATAAGTCAGACGCGGTTGCTGCCAATAATGACTATGAGATTACTAAACAGGATATTTTGGATTTTGAGGCTGAGCATGGTCCAATTGCACCTGAATCTTTTGTTGCTTTTCGTTCGGATTGGTCAAAACGTTGGCCAAGTCAGGATGCTGTGCGAAACTTGGATGACCAAGGGGTACAGCATACACCAGGTTGGAGCCATGAGGCCTTGCAATACTTGATTGAAGTGCGTAAGGTAAAGGCCGTTGGACACGAAACGCTGGATACGGATTCAGGTTTATCTGCCGCTAAGCATGGTGGAAGCTTGCTAGAAGAATACTATCTCTTGTCCAAAGACATTTATCAGTTGGAAGTCTTGAATAATTTGGACCAGGTGCCAGCAACAGGAGCCTTGATTTCTATTGCCTTTCCACATTGGGAAAAGGCCTCGGGGTCGCCAGTGCGTGCCATAGCTATTTTACCATAA
- the gorA gene encoding glutathione-disulfide reductase, whose protein sequence is MKEFDIIAIGGGSGGIATMNRAAIYGAKAAVIEGSHLGGTCVNLGCVPKKIMWYGSQVAEAIHHYGPEYGFTSQDVTFDFATLRKNREAYIERSRTSYGNTFNNNGVQVIKGFAKFVDAQTVEVNGELIRAKHIVIATGAKPAVPNIPGSELGIVSDDVFVWEELPTSVAVIGAGYIAVEMAGLLHGLGVQTDLFVRGNRPLRNFDSYIIQALMEEMERTNLPLHTGKTPVSLEKTEDGLIQINFEDGSSHTAQEVLWAIGRKPNVKQLNLEAAGVQLTPSGHIAVDEYQETGVPGIYALGDVTGEKELTPVAIKAGRLLAERLFNNKPNAKMDYTNIPTVVFSHPAIGTVGLTEEEAIAQYGQEQVKVYTSAFTSMYTALANNRQMAKFKLVTVGENEQVVGLHGIGYGVDEMIQGFSVAIKMGASKEEFDAVVAIHPTGSEEFVTMR, encoded by the coding sequence ATGAAAGAATTTGATATTATTGCCATTGGTGGAGGTAGCGGCGGTATTGCTACTATGAACCGTGCTGCTATCTATGGGGCTAAGGCTGCTGTGATCGAAGGGAGCCATCTTGGCGGAACCTGTGTTAACCTTGGCTGTGTTCCTAAAAAAATCATGTGGTACGGCTCTCAAGTGGCAGAAGCCATTCATCACTATGGACCAGAGTATGGTTTTACCAGCCAGGATGTAACATTTGATTTTGCTACCTTGCGAAAAAACCGTGAAGCCTATATCGAACGTTCTCGTACTTCTTATGGCAATACTTTTAACAATAATGGTGTACAAGTAATCAAAGGTTTTGCCAAGTTTGTCGATGCTCAAACGGTGGAAGTCAATGGTGAGCTCATTCGTGCCAAACACATCGTCATTGCAACTGGTGCTAAGCCTGCTGTGCCAAACATTCCAGGAAGTGAACTAGGCATTGTATCTGATGATGTCTTTGTCTGGGAAGAATTACCTACTTCTGTGGCAGTTATTGGAGCCGGCTATATCGCTGTGGAAATGGCTGGACTTCTCCACGGATTAGGTGTCCAAACTGACCTCTTTGTTCGTGGCAATCGACCTCTTCGCAACTTCGATAGCTATATCATCCAAGCTCTTATGGAAGAAATGGAGCGGACCAATCTTCCTCTCCATACAGGAAAAACACCGGTCAGCCTTGAAAAAACAGAGGACGGTCTTATTCAAATTAACTTTGAAGATGGAAGTAGCCATACTGCCCAAGAGGTTCTCTGGGCAATTGGTCGTAAACCAAATGTGAAGCAGCTCAATCTTGAAGCAGCTGGTGTGCAACTAACACCGTCTGGCCATATCGCTGTGGATGAATACCAAGAAACTGGTGTCCCTGGCATCTATGCTCTTGGTGATGTGACAGGTGAAAAAGAGTTGACACCCGTAGCCATCAAGGCTGGTCGCTTATTGGCAGAACGCCTCTTCAACAATAAACCGAATGCAAAAATGGATTATACAAACATTCCTACTGTTGTTTTTTCTCATCCTGCTATCGGAACAGTTGGCTTAACCGAAGAAGAAGCCATCGCCCAATACGGTCAAGAACAGGTAAAAGTCTATACTTCAGCCTTTACTTCCATGTACACAGCTCTAGCAAACAATCGCCAAATGGCTAAGTTTAAGTTGGTCACAGTTGGCGAGAATGAACAGGTCGTCGGTTTACACGGAATTGGCTATGGTGTCGATGAAATGATCCAAGGTTTCTCCGTTGCCATTAAGATGGGAGCAAGCAAGGAAGAATTTGATGCCGTTGTGGCCATCCATCCGACTGGCTCAGAAGAATTCGTTACCATGCGTTAA
- a CDS encoding ABC transporter permease: protein MENWKFALKSILAHKMRSLLTMLGIIIGVASVVIIVALGTGVSKRFEKALAGDQNNVQVYFTPYVASEGAASMGMLGSVGGGELSMEEEPDLTDAMLKGLLEIDGLSGYYISSSSTSTVAAGNTQADNVFITGVSQPYFDIKELEILTGRRFTANDYSQFSRIIMLDVALAEKLFGSQESALNQVVSVNANSYLVVGVYKDPKAGTSLYGFNSGGNAIMTNTQLAAEMGTKENSGLYVHVEDLSRAAEVGQAAAAYLTNITGLKEARYDIYDMSAMLDTYRTEMAGVTMFIGSVAGISLLVGGIGVMNIMLVSVTERTREIGLRKALGATRGNILMQFLIEAMVLTTLGGAIGLMIAQTIVFILNTTKAMGPNMTAEISLPAVLGSLVFSAVIGIVFGVLPASKASKLDPIEALRYE from the coding sequence ATGGAAAACTGGAAATTTGCCCTAAAATCTATCCTAGCCCACAAAATGCGTTCTCTCTTGACCATGTTAGGTATTATCATCGGTGTGGCTTCAGTTGTTATCATTGTAGCTTTAGGGACTGGGGTGTCTAAGAGATTCGAAAAGGCCTTGGCAGGCGATCAGAATAATGTTCAGGTCTATTTTACGCCTTATGTAGCTTCAGAAGGTGCTGCTTCAATGGGGATGCTTGGAAGCGTTGGTGGTGGTGAGCTATCCATGGAAGAAGAACCTGATTTGACAGATGCTATGTTAAAGGGACTTTTGGAAATCGATGGGCTTAGCGGCTACTATATTAGTTCTTCAAGCACCTCGACTGTAGCAGCAGGAAATACGCAAGCTGATAATGTCTTTATTACTGGCGTTAGTCAACCCTATTTTGACATAAAGGAATTAGAAATCTTGACTGGTCGTCGTTTCACAGCTAACGATTACAGCCAATTTTCCCGTATTATCATGTTGGATGTAGCTCTGGCAGAGAAACTCTTCGGTTCACAAGAATCGGCACTCAACCAAGTAGTGAGTGTCAATGCCAATTCTTACCTTGTAGTTGGTGTTTACAAAGATCCCAAAGCAGGTACTTCCCTCTATGGATTCAACTCTGGAGGAAATGCCATTATGACCAATACACAGCTGGCTGCTGAAATGGGGACTAAAGAAAATAGTGGTCTGTATGTTCATGTGGAAGATCTGAGCAGAGCTGCTGAGGTTGGACAGGCTGCAGCTGCCTATTTGACCAATATTACAGGTCTGAAGGAAGCTCGCTATGACATCTATGACATGTCCGCTATGTTGGATACCTATAGGACTGAAATGGCAGGGGTTACCATGTTTATCGGTTCCGTTGCAGGAATTTCACTTCTTGTAGGTGGTATCGGTGTTATGAACATTATGCTGGTATCTGTTACTGAGCGGACCCGTGAAATCGGTCTTCGTAAAGCTCTAGGAGCAACTCGTGGGAATATCCTTATGCAGTTCTTGATTGAAGCCATGGTATTGACTACCTTGGGTGGCGCTATTGGATTGATGATTGCTCAAACAATTGTATTTATTCTCAATACCACCAAAGCCATGGGACCAAATATGACGGCTGAAATTTCCCTTCCGGCTGTTCTAGGAAGTTTAGTCTTCTCAGCAGTAATTGGTATTGTCTTTGGTGTTCTACCAGCCAGCAAGGCTTCTAAGTTGGATCCGATTGAGGCCTTACGTTACGAATAA
- a CDS encoding ABC transporter ATP-binding protein, whose product MKNQLIRLTNINKSYKNGDQELRVLKDIDLEVEEGEFLAIMGPSGSGKSTLMNIIGLLDRSTTGNYWLEGEEVSQLSEKKLASVRNDQIGFVFQQFFLLSKLNALQNVELPLIYAGVPANQRKKLAKRYLEKVELAERMTHLPSELSGGQKQRVAIARALVNTPAIILADEPTGALDTKTGEQIMELLTELNNEGKTIIMVTHEPEIAAYAKRKIVLRDGIITEDSRREDV is encoded by the coding sequence ATGAAGAACCAGCTAATTAGATTAACCAATATAAATAAATCCTATAAAAATGGTGACCAAGAACTTCGTGTCCTCAAAGATATCGATTTAGAGGTGGAAGAAGGTGAGTTTCTTGCTATAATGGGACCATCTGGTTCAGGGAAATCCACCCTGATGAATATTATCGGGCTTTTGGATCGGTCTACAACAGGAAACTATTGGTTGGAGGGAGAAGAAGTCAGTCAACTGTCTGAGAAGAAATTAGCTTCCGTTCGTAATGACCAGATCGGTTTTGTCTTCCAACAATTCTTCTTACTCTCTAAACTCAATGCCCTTCAAAATGTTGAGTTACCTTTGATTTATGCAGGGGTTCCAGCCAATCAACGGAAAAAATTAGCCAAGCGATACTTAGAAAAAGTCGAATTGGCGGAACGGATGACCCACCTACCGTCAGAATTATCAGGTGGACAGAAACAGCGGGTGGCCATTGCACGTGCCTTGGTCAATACACCAGCTATTATTCTGGCGGATGAGCCTACTGGAGCCTTGGATACTAAAACAGGTGAGCAAATCATGGAACTCTTGACAGAGTTGAATAATGAAGGTAAGACCATTATTATGGTTACACACGAGCCTGAGATTGCTGCCTATGCCAAACGTAAAATTGTCCTACGCGATGGCATTATTACCGAAGATAGTCGAAGGGAGGATGTGTAG
- a CDS encoding LLM class flavin-dependent oxidoreductase: MVELGISTFGETTPLEKTGMPYSHAERIQQLVKEIELADAVGLDVYGIGEHHREDFAVSAPEIVLAAGAVNTKHIKLTSAVSILSSMDPVRLYQQYTTIDALSNGRAEIMAGRGSFTESFPLFGYDLADYEELFDEKLDMLLEIDKETNLKWDGHFTQSVDNKPVYPRPVQEDFPIWVATGGNVESTIKIAKKGLPIVYAVIGAGAHRFKPLVDAYRKVARNSGHDPKKTKVAAHSWGWIADDHDKAVEEYYHPTKVITDNIAKDRPHWSEMTKAQYLYSLTDEGATIVGDPKRVAEKIIKTIETLDLDRFFLHLPIGSMPYEDVLRAIELYGKEVAPIVRDYFAKKEENQS; encoded by the coding sequence ATGGTAGAATTAGGTATTTCAACATTTGGAGAAACAACCCCTCTTGAAAAGACAGGTATGCCATACAGTCACGCTGAGCGGATTCAGCAGCTGGTCAAAGAAATTGAGCTAGCAGATGCAGTGGGTCTGGATGTCTATGGGATTGGGGAACATCATCGCGAAGATTTTGCGGTTTCTGCACCTGAGATTGTGTTGGCAGCTGGTGCCGTCAATACCAAGCATATCAAACTAACATCAGCAGTTTCAATCCTTTCCTCCATGGACCCTGTAAGGCTTTATCAGCAATATACCACCATTGATGCTTTGTCAAATGGCAGAGCGGAAATCATGGCGGGTCGTGGTTCCTTTACGGAGTCCTTCCCCTTGTTTGGCTATGACTTGGCCGACTATGAGGAGTTGTTCGATGAGAAGCTGGATATGCTTTTGGAAATCGACAAGGAAACCAATCTCAAGTGGGATGGACATTTTACTCAGTCTGTCGATAACAAGCCTGTTTATCCGCGTCCTGTACAAGAAGATTTTCCCATTTGGGTGGCAACTGGGGGCAATGTAGAGTCCACCATCAAAATTGCTAAGAAAGGCCTGCCAATCGTGTATGCAGTCATTGGTGCAGGTGCCCATCGCTTTAAACCTTTAGTCGATGCCTATCGTAAGGTTGCTCGTAACTCAGGTCACGATCCGAAGAAAACAAAGGTTGCAGCTCATTCTTGGGGTTGGATTGCAGACGACCATGACAAGGCTGTGGAAGAATACTATCATCCAACCAAAGTAATTACGGACAATATTGCCAAAGACCGCCCACATTGGAGTGAGATGACCAAGGCGCAATATCTCTACTCTCTGACAGACGAAGGAGCAACCATCGTCGGAGATCCAAAACGAGTCGCTGAAAAAATTATCAAGACTATTGAAACACTTGACTTGGACCGTTTCTTCCTCCATCTCCCAATCGGCTCCATGCCATACGAGGATGTCCTCCGTGCCATTGAACTCTACGGAAAAGAAGTTGCGCCAATTGTCCGAGATTATTTTGCAAAAAAAGAAGAGAATCAGTCCTAA